In the Populus trichocarpa isolate Nisqually-1 chromosome 1, P.trichocarpa_v4.1, whole genome shotgun sequence genome, one interval contains:
- the LOC7477801 gene encoding GTP-binding protein YPTM2 produces MTPEYDYLFKLLLIGDSGVGKSCLLLRFADDSYLESYISTIGVDFKIRTVEQDGKTIKLQIWDTAGQERFRTITSSYYRGAHGIIIVYDVTDQESFNNVKQWLNEIDRYASENVNKLLVGNKSDLTANKVVSYETAKAFADEIGIPFMETSAKNAINVEQAFMAMAADIKNRMASQPAANNARPPTVQIRGQPVNQNTGCCSS; encoded by the exons ATGACACCTGAATA TGATTATTTGTTTAAGCTTTTGCTAATTGGGGATTCTGGTGTTGGCAAATCATGTCTGCTTTTGAGATTTGCt GATGATTCCTATCTGGAAAGTTACATCAGCACAATTGGAGTTGACTTC AAAATTCGCACTGTGGAGCAAGATGGAAAAACCATTAAACTTCAAATT TGGGACACTGCAGGGCAAGAGCGGTTCAGGACAATCACTAGCAGCTACTACCGTGGGGCACATGGCATTATA ATAGTTTATGACGTGACAGACCAAGAGAGTTTCAACAATGTTAAGCAATGGTTAAATGAAATTGATCGATATGCAAGTGAAAATGTTAATAAGCTTCTGGTTGGGAACAAGTCTGACCTCACTGCCAACAAAGTTGTTTCATATGAAACAGCTAAG GCATTTGCAGATGAAATTGGTATTCCCTTCATGGAAACAAGTGCAAAAAATGCCATCAATGTGGAGCAAGCCTTTATGGCCATGGCTGCTGACATCAAGAACAG GATGGCAAGTCAACCTGCAGCGAACAATGCGAGGCCACCCACCGTGCAGATACGTGGACAGCCTGTTAACCAGAACACTGGCTGCTGCTCTTCCTAG
- the LOC7491495 gene encoding mavicyanin has protein sequence MAKLVLVYSLVVLGLALTCNAATYMVGDNSGWDISTDLDTWAQSKTFVVGDLLSFQYSSSHSLEEVKKEDFDSCNTTNVARTFTNGNTTVPLTEPGTRYFVCGNQLHCLGGMKLQVNVEDNQANPPIGAPQAQPAGGTLTQPSSKSNNPASVIPTSAGSVYGGRDCIVMAFLGFVATMFWVVRV, from the exons ATGGCTAAGCTGGTTTTGGTCTATTCTCTGGTTGTTCTTGGCCTAGCATTAACATGCAATGCAGCAACTTACATGGTAGGTGATAACTCTGGCTGGGACATAAGTACTGACCTTGATACATGGGCACAGAGCAAGACATTTGTCGTTGGGGATCTTCTAT CGTTTCAATACTCATCATCCCACAGTCTTGAGGAGGTGAAGAAAGAAGATTTCGACAGCTGCAACACCACTAATGTTGCAAGAACATTCACAAATGGGAACACAACCGTGCCTTTGACAGAACCTGGGACGAGATACTTTGTTTGTGGTAACCAGTTACATTGTCTAGGAGGAATGAAGCTTCAGGTAAATGTAGAAGACAACCAAGCAAATCCACCGATTGGGGCGCCACAAGCACAGCCAGCAGGGGGTACTCTTACACAACCTTCTTCTAAGAGCAACAATCCTGCCTCTGTTATTCCAACTTCAGCGGGGTCTGTCTATGGGGGAAGGGATTGTATTGTGATggcttttcttggttttgtggCTACCATGTTCTGGGTGGTGCGAGTTTGA
- the LOC7491493 gene encoding uncharacterized protein LOC7491493, translating into MHRSASWNRVADDDYFKHRMADQYYMHSSPNEGTQGMRMSSSIELNQLPAYDPMVELAMKEKSRAKFAENAVHIIPFVLLLCGLVLWFFSNPDVNVGVRNMDSIAARIEGLTIEGDIDTDSDGTQTGFLPLDQGDSGMPKQTKHHKSLRKMIKTDLHFL; encoded by the exons atgcATAGATCAGCAAGCTGGAACCGGGTTGCCGACGACGATTACTTCAAGCACAGGATGGCTGATCAGTACTATATGCACTCGTCGCCCAATGAGGGAACTCAAGGGATGAGAATGTCATCGTCCATAGAATTGAATCAGCTGCCAGCCTATGATCCAATGGTGGAATTGGCTATGAAGGAGAAGTCACGTGCGAAGTTTGCAGAAAATGCTGTCCATATTATTCCGTTCGTGCTGCTTCTTTGTGGCCTTGTTTTATGGTTCTTTTCCAATCCAG ACGTGAATGTGGGAGTTAGAAATATGGATTCCATAGCTGCAAGGATTGAAGGATTGACAATTGAAGGAGACATTGATACTGATAGTGACGGTACGCAAACAGGGTTTCTACCACTCGATCAGGGAGATTCGGGCAtgccaaaacaaacaaaacatcaCAAAAGTCTCagaaaaatgatcaaaactgatcttcattttctttag
- the LOC7491494 gene encoding flavanone 3-dioxygenase 3, which yields MEKKDSSSSFTIGNSAQERSWSYVPDCYVIPSSNRPSLTPETANVPVIDFSRLRQDATQRANAIKEIGNACHQVGFFQIVNHGICQSILDGALSVASDFFKLPTEEKVKFMSNDVKKPVRYGTSLKDGDDKFQFWRVFLKHYAHPLSDWIHLWPKNPPHYRENMGKYCKEVRKLALEVMGAINESLGLGPGYLSNQMEDGMQVMAVNCYPPCPNPELALGLPPHSDYTCLSIVLQNSAGLEVIDKREGKWKLIPEVHGALQVHIGDHLEVLSNGLYKSVVHRAILNSERTRISIASLHSMGMDEKMGTAEELVDDQHPKNYKESSFRDFLDFLCKNDIAEGKNFIDKLKIKA from the exons atggaaaaaaaGGATAGCTCAAGTTCATTTACAATTGGCAACAGTGCACAAGAGAGAAGCTGGTCATACGTGCCAGATTGTTATGTAATTCCATCTTCAAATCGTCCGAGTTTGACTCCAGAGACTGCCAATGTGCctgttattgatttttctaggttgaGGCAGGATGCTACACAAAGGGCTAATGCCATTAAAGAAATTGGAAATGCTTGTCACCAAGTGGGATTCTTTCAA ATTGTCAATCATGGAATTTGCCAATCAATATTGGATGGAGCACTTTCTGTGGCGTCGGATTTTTTCAAATTACCTACCGAAGAGAAGGTGAAGTTCATGTCTAATGATGTAAAGAAGCCAGTAAGGTATGGGACGAGCCTCAAAGATGGAGATGACAAGTTCCAGTTTTGGAGGGTTTTCCTCAAGCATTATGCACATCCTTTATCTGACTGGATTCATCTATGGCCAAAAAATCCACCTCATTACAG GGAAAACATGGGAAAATATTGCAAAGAAGTTAGGAAACTAGCCTTGGAGGTAATGGGAGCCATCAATGAGAGCCTTGGGCTGGGTCCAGGTTACTTGAGCAACCAGATGGAGGATGGAATGCAAGTCATGGCAGTTAATTGCTACCCTCCATGCCCAAACCCTGAACTCGCACTAGGATTGCCACCGCATTCGGACTACACTTGCTTAAGCATTGTCCTCCAGAACTCGGCTGGCCTTGAAGTAATAGATAAAAGAGAAGGCAAGTGGAAGCTAATCCCGGAAGTTCATGGTGCTCTTCAGGTCCACATAGGGGACCATCTTGAGGTACTAAGCAATGGCTTGTACAAAAGTGTTGTGCATAGGGCCATACTGAATTCTGAAAGGACTAGAATCTCAATCGCTAGCCTACATAGTATGGGTATGGATGAGAAAATGGGGACTGCAGAGGAGCTTGTGGATGATCAACACCCTAAGAACTATAAAGAGAGCAGCTTCAGAGATTTCCTGGATTTTCTATGCAAGAATGACATCGCAGAAGGAAAGAACTTCATCGATAAACTAAAGATCAAGGCCTAG